GAATCAGACTATCCTTACCTGTAGACTACTGGATTTCGTTCGTGTAGCCTCACCCACACAAGACGATCCTTCACCCTTTATCTGCAATTCATCTGCACAGAGAAAATCTCATGAAAGCAATTAGCATCACAAAACCCCAGCAAGCAGAAGTCATTGAGCTGAGCCCACCACCGGATCCGGCTTCCGGAGAGGTCCAACTTAGAATCAGGCAAGTCGGATACTGCGGCTCGGACTTGACCTCTTTCCGAGGTCTTAACCCCTTAGTGACCTATCCACGTATCCCAGGGCACGAAATCGGGGCCACAATTGAATCCATCGGAGCTAATGTGCCGGAGGATTGGTCTTTAGGGCAAAAGGTCCTCGTCTCTCCCTACACCCATTGCAACAACTGCTCAGCATGCCGAGCGGGACGCTACAATGCATGTAAGAACAATCAAACGATGGGTGTGCAGCGGGACGGTGCCATGACGGAGTTTGTAAACGTTCCTCACGAAAAACTCTTTTCTTCAGACAACCTCACCCTTGAAGAAATGGCTCTCGTAGAACCATTGACAGTAGGATTCCACGCAGTAGACCGCGGCGAGGTGACGAACGATGATGTGGTAGTCGTATTTGGCTGCGGAGCGATCGGTCTTGGCGTCATCGCAGGTGCTTCTGCCCGAAAGGCACGGGTAGTCGCAGTCGATGTCGACGACAATAAACTCGCTCTGGCCAAACGTTGCGGCGCGACCGACACCATCAATTCCCTGGAACAGGATCTCCATCAAATACTCACTGAAATGACCGACGGAGAGGGACCGAATGTAATGATTGAGGCAGTCGGCCTTCCCCAGACCTTTCGAGCATGTGTTGAAGAGGTCTGTTTCGCGGGTCGGGTGGTTTACATTGGCTACGCCAAAGCGCCAGTGGACTACGAAACGAAGTACTTTGTCATGAAGGAACTCGACATCCGTGGATCTCGCAACGCACTGCCCGCTGACTTTAATGCCGTGATTGCGCACCTAGAAAGCGGC
This genomic window from Verrucomicrobiota bacterium contains:
- a CDS encoding zinc-binding alcohol dehydrogenase family protein is translated as MKAISITKPQQAEVIELSPPPDPASGEVQLRIRQVGYCGSDLTSFRGLNPLVTYPRIPGHEIGATIESIGANVPEDWSLGQKVLVSPYTHCNNCSACRAGRYNACKNNQTMGVQRDGAMTEFVNVPHEKLFSSDNLTLEEMALVEPLTVGFHAVDRGEVTNDDVVVVFGCGAIGLGVIAGASARKARVVAVDVDDNKLALAKRCGATDTINSLEQDLHQILTEMTDGEGPNVMIEAVGLPQTFRACVEEVCFAGRVVYIGYAKAPVDYETKYFVMKELDIRGSRNALPADFNAVIAHLESGKFPSDEVITKTVALDEAPAALAAWSENPGEITKIHVQF